From Arachis stenosperma cultivar V10309 chromosome 2, arast.V10309.gnm1.PFL2, whole genome shotgun sequence, one genomic window encodes:
- the LOC130961147 gene encoding putative disease resistance RPP13-like protein 1 isoform X1, with amino-acid sequence MAAELVGGAFLSSFLNVLFDRLSDPEIINMMRGKKVDQKLLQRLKTILNVVEAVLNDAEKKQITDPAVKRWLEDLQDAVYDADDLLDEVATKAATQKDPPGNFLSRFLNLQDREMVARIEEIIARLEDIAKHKDILRLEKIAAKNMSGRIPSTSLVKKSDIFFGRDKERDAIVNLLLDDAYNGELSVIPIVGMGGIGKTTLAKLVYNNDKVHQKFHVKAWVCVGEEEFDVLKVTKAVIEKTCSSCYSNDLDTAQNHLKNGLAGKNFLVILDDVWSSNRECWESFLTPFEYGSEGGKILVTTRLDTVASVVKTKRNEAHNLSLLDEEQCWSVFANRAWDPAESRDCSTLEEIGRKIVKKCKGLPLAAQALGGLLRGKDNEKDWIDVLNSEFWELSEEDSGILPALRISYYHLPSYLKRCFVYCCLYPKDYEFYRDELTLLWMAEGLLLQPKGGNILKNVGYEYFDDLVSRSFFQRSNSDGNTFVMHDLMHDLATFYGGKFFSSMLEHKTAAKHDMKTRHLSCACRKNDDDSLMKIMEACNRLKHVRTLLQVNLEKVFLVPEGDGVTIPCDLLEQLKCLRVLSFNFFSDDENLMHSSIGKLIHLRFLDLSFTSIVTLPESLSCLYNLQTLKLRYCRKLKKLPSNMQNLVNLRHLDVFETGLEEMPKKMSELKDLQFLSSYIAGKHQENGIGELGELANLHGSLWIQKLENVKNSGEASSARMDEKIHLNDLYLSWASFEESEVCDSQTEKDILDKLCPHKDLKELYIRRYRGTMFPDWVGQSSYHNMTDLYLSGCRNCWVVPSLGQLPSLERLIIEEFDKVKKIGGSFYKGDATHQHQETPFRSLKYLKFYDMGWWEEWESYECDDDDDAPFPKLEELWIEYCPKLRGDLPTFLPSLKELRINECEELGCYLPRVPILRELFILGKQKARMRDLPLSLQLLGIGGKQLVEDVFEAMTHTQPTSLSYLEISNCSSVVSFPGDALPPSLKQLRINNCKNVEFPMQHQQHHSLHTLEIHNSCDSLTSFALPAFPNLNYLKISGCPKLENIIRVPASLTLLIIRECPLLGEGLERKDPHIWPSISHIPRIQLDGKWIRNDSTS; translated from the coding sequence ATGGCTGCTGAACTTGTTGGAGGagcttttctctcttcttttctcaaTGTCCTTTTCGACAGGCTGTCTGATCCTGAGATCATCAACATGATGAGAGGAAAGAAGGTTGACCAGAAGCTGCTtcaaaggttgaagaccattctGAACGTGGTTGAAGCTGTTCTGAATGATGCTGAGAAGAAACAGATCACTGACCCTGCTGTCAAGAGGTGGCTCGAAGATCTCCAAGATGCTGTCTATGATGCTGATGACTTGTTGGATGAAGTTGCTACCAAAGCTGCTACTCAGAAGGATCCACCAGGTAACTTCTTGTCTCGCTTTCTCAATTTGCAAGATAGGGAGATGGTTGCTAGGATTGAAGAAATCATTGCTAGACTAGAAGATATTGCAAAACACAAAGATATCCTTCGACTAGAAAAGATTGCAGCCAAGAATATGTCTGGGAGGATTCCATCAACCTCGCTGGTTAAAAAATCTGATATATTTTTTGGAAGGGACAAAGAAAGGGATGCCATAGTGAATTTGCTTTTAGATGATGCTTACAATGGTGAACTGTCCGTGATTCCCATCGTGGGCATGGGTGGGATAGGAAAAACTACTTTGGCTAAATTGGTTTATAATAATGACAAAGTACACCAGAAGTTTCATGTGAAGGCATGGGTTTGTGTTGGTGAGGAGGAATTTGATGTTCTGAAGGTCACAAAGGCGGTGATAGAGAAAACTTGCAGTTCTTGTTACTCAAATGATTTAGATACAGCTCAAAATCATTTGAAGAATGGGCTAGCGGGGAAGAACTTCTTGGTTATTCTGGATGATGTCTGGAGCAGTAATCGTGAGTGTTGGGAAAGTTTTCTAACACCTTTTGAATATGGAAGTGAGGGAGGCAAGATTCTTGTAACAACACGTCTTGATACAGTTGCTTCTGTGGTGAAAACTAAACGTAATGAAGCTCACAATTTGAGTTTGTTGGATGAAGAACAATGCTGGTCAGTGTTTGCAAATCGAGCATGGGATCCTGCTGAATCTCGAGATTGTTCAACTTTAGAAGAAATTGGTagaaaaattgttaaaaaatgtAAAGGGTTACCTTTGGCAGCTCAGGCCCTTGGAGGGTTATTGAGAGGGAAAGATAATGAAAAAGACTGGATTGATGTTTTGAATAGTGAATTCTGGGAACTCTCTGAGGAGGATAGTGGGATTCTTCCTGCATTGAGAATCAGTTATTACCACCTTCCTTCGTATTTAAAACGCTGCTTTGTTTATTGTTGTTTGTATCCGAAGGACTATGAATTTTATAGAGATGAATTGACATTATTGTGGATGGCAGAAGGTCTTTTGCTACAACCAAAGGGTggaaacattttaaaaaatgttgGTTATGAATATTTTGATGATTTGGTTTCAAGATCATTTTTTCAACGTTCCAACTCTGATGGTAATACATTTGTGATGCACGACCTCATGCATGATTTAGCAACATTTTATGGTGGAAAGTTCTTTTCTAGTATGCTTGAACACAAGACTGCAGCAAAGCATGATATGAAAACTCGCCACTTGTCATGTGCTTGCCgcaagaatgatgatgattcgCTTATGAAGATCATGGAAGCATGCAATAGGTTAAAACATGTGAGGACATTGTTGCAAGTCAATTTGGAAAAAGTTTTTCTAGTCCCAGAGGGAGATGGAGTAACCATTCCTTGTGACTTACTAGAACAATTGAAGTGCTTACGAGTTTTGtcgtttaattttttttcagatGATGAAAACTTGATGCATAGTTCAATTGGCAAATTGATCCATTTGCGTTTTTTGGATCTTTCATTCACATCCATCGTGACTTTGCCCGAGTCTTTAAGTTGCTTGTACAATTTACAAACCTTGAAGTTGAGATACTGTAGAAAACTTAAAAAGCTTCCTAGCAACATGCAAAATCTTGTGAATTTGCGTCATCTTGATGTTTTTGAAACAGGTTTGGAAGAGATGCCAAAAAAGATGAGCGAATTAAAAGATTTGCAATTTTTAAGTTCCTATATTGCGGGCAAACATCAAGAGAATGGGATTGGAGAACTGGGAGAGCTAGCAAATCTTCATGGATCATTGTGGATTCAGAAATTAGAGAATGTTAAGAACAGTGGTGAAGCATCGAGTGCAAGAATGGATGAAAAAATACACCTGAATGATTTATATTTGAGTTGGgcatcatttgaagaaagtgagGTTTGTGATTCCCAAACTGAAAAAGATATTCTTGACAAATTATGTCCTCACAAAGACTTGAAGGAGCTATACATCAGGCGTTACAGAGGTACGATGTTTCCGGATTGGGTAGGGCAGTCTTCGTACCACAACATGACTGATTTGTATTTGAGTGGATGCAGGAATTGTTGGGTGGTTCCTTCACTTGGACAGTTACCCTCTCTGGAGAGGCTGATCATTGAAGAGTTCGACAAGGTGAAGAAGATTGGTGGGTCATTCTATAAGGGTGATGCAACTCATCAGCATCAGGAGACACCCTTCCGATCCCTTAAATATCTGAAATTTTATGATATGGGTTGGTGGGAGGAATGGGAGTCATATGaatgtgatgatgatgatgatgcacCATTTCCGAAACTTGAAGAACTTTGGATAGAGTACTGTCCTAAGTTAAGAGGAGATTTGCCCACTTTCCTTCCGTCTTTGAAAGAACTCCGGATTAATGAATGCGAGGAGCTTGGTTGTTATCTTCCAAGAGTTCCCATCTTACGCGAATTATTTATATTAGGCAAACAGAAAGCAAGAATGCGGGACCTACCACTTTCACTGCAACTACTAGGAATTGGAGGCAAGCAGCTTGTGGAGGATGTGTTTGAGGCCATGACCCACACCCAACCAACCTCTCTCAGTTATTTAGAGATCTCAAATTGCTCATCAGTGGTGTCATTTCCAGGGGATGCTTTGCCCCCTTCGTTGAAACAGTTGCGGATCAATAACTGCAAGAATGTAGAATTCCCAATGCAACACCAACAACATCACTCGCTACATACATTAGAAATACACAACAGCTGTGATTCGCTTACATCCTTCGCATTGCCAGCGTTCCCAAATCTCAATTATCTCAAAATTTCAGGTTGCCCTAAGCTGGAGAACATAATAAGGGTGCCTGCCTCTTTAACTCTACTCATAATCAGAGAATGTCCGTTGTTGGGTGAAGGCTTAGAGAGGAAGGACCCCCACATTTGGCCATCCATTTCCCACATCCCCCGCATTCAACTTGATGGGAAATGGATTCGCAATGACTCAACATCTTAA
- the LOC130961147 gene encoding putative disease resistance RPP13-like protein 1 isoform X2: protein MAAELVGGAFLSSFLNVLFDRLSDPEIINMMRGKKVDQKLLQRLKTILNVVEAVLNDAEKKQITDPAVKRWLEDLQDAVYDADDLLDEVATKAATQKDPPGNFLSRFLNLQDREMVARIEEIIARLEDIAKHKDILRLEKIAAKNMSGRIPSTSLVKKSDIFFGRDKERDAIVNLLLDDAYNGELSVIPIVGMGGIGKTTLAKLVYNNDKVHQKFHVKAWVCVGEEEFDVLKVTKAVIEKTCSSCYSNDLDTAQNHLKNGLAGKNFLVILDDVWSSNRECWESFLTPFEYGSEGGKILVTTRLDTVASVVKTKRNEAHNLSLLDEEQCWSVFANRAWDPAESRDCSTLEEIGRKIVKKCKGLPLAAQALGGLLRGKDNEKDWIDVLNSEFWELSEEDSGILPALRISYYHLPSYLKRCFVYCCLYPKDYEFYRDELTLLWMAEGLLLQPKGGNILKNVGYEYFDDLVSRSFFQRSNSDGNTFVMHDLMHDLATFYGGKFFSSMLEHKTAAKHDMKTRHLSCACRKNDDDSLMKIMEACNRLKHVRTLLQVNLEKVFLVPEGDGVTIPCDLLEQLKCLRVLSFNFFSDDENLMHSSIGKLIHLRFLDLSFTSIVTLPESLSCLYNLQTLKLRYCRKLKKLPSNMQNLVNLRHLDVFETGLEEMPKKMSELKDLQFLSSYIAGKHQENGIGELGELANLHGSLWIQKLENVKNSGEASSARMDEKIHLNDLYLSWASFEESEVCDSQTEKDILDKLCPHKDLKELYIRRYRGIVGWFLHLDSYPLWRG from the exons ATGGCTGCTGAACTTGTTGGAGGagcttttctctcttcttttctcaaTGTCCTTTTCGACAGGCTGTCTGATCCTGAGATCATCAACATGATGAGAGGAAAGAAGGTTGACCAGAAGCTGCTtcaaaggttgaagaccattctGAACGTGGTTGAAGCTGTTCTGAATGATGCTGAGAAGAAACAGATCACTGACCCTGCTGTCAAGAGGTGGCTCGAAGATCTCCAAGATGCTGTCTATGATGCTGATGACTTGTTGGATGAAGTTGCTACCAAAGCTGCTACTCAGAAGGATCCACCAGGTAACTTCTTGTCTCGCTTTCTCAATTTGCAAGATAGGGAGATGGTTGCTAGGATTGAAGAAATCATTGCTAGACTAGAAGATATTGCAAAACACAAAGATATCCTTCGACTAGAAAAGATTGCAGCCAAGAATATGTCTGGGAGGATTCCATCAACCTCGCTGGTTAAAAAATCTGATATATTTTTTGGAAGGGACAAAGAAAGGGATGCCATAGTGAATTTGCTTTTAGATGATGCTTACAATGGTGAACTGTCCGTGATTCCCATCGTGGGCATGGGTGGGATAGGAAAAACTACTTTGGCTAAATTGGTTTATAATAATGACAAAGTACACCAGAAGTTTCATGTGAAGGCATGGGTTTGTGTTGGTGAGGAGGAATTTGATGTTCTGAAGGTCACAAAGGCGGTGATAGAGAAAACTTGCAGTTCTTGTTACTCAAATGATTTAGATACAGCTCAAAATCATTTGAAGAATGGGCTAGCGGGGAAGAACTTCTTGGTTATTCTGGATGATGTCTGGAGCAGTAATCGTGAGTGTTGGGAAAGTTTTCTAACACCTTTTGAATATGGAAGTGAGGGAGGCAAGATTCTTGTAACAACACGTCTTGATACAGTTGCTTCTGTGGTGAAAACTAAACGTAATGAAGCTCACAATTTGAGTTTGTTGGATGAAGAACAATGCTGGTCAGTGTTTGCAAATCGAGCATGGGATCCTGCTGAATCTCGAGATTGTTCAACTTTAGAAGAAATTGGTagaaaaattgttaaaaaatgtAAAGGGTTACCTTTGGCAGCTCAGGCCCTTGGAGGGTTATTGAGAGGGAAAGATAATGAAAAAGACTGGATTGATGTTTTGAATAGTGAATTCTGGGAACTCTCTGAGGAGGATAGTGGGATTCTTCCTGCATTGAGAATCAGTTATTACCACCTTCCTTCGTATTTAAAACGCTGCTTTGTTTATTGTTGTTTGTATCCGAAGGACTATGAATTTTATAGAGATGAATTGACATTATTGTGGATGGCAGAAGGTCTTTTGCTACAACCAAAGGGTggaaacattttaaaaaatgttgGTTATGAATATTTTGATGATTTGGTTTCAAGATCATTTTTTCAACGTTCCAACTCTGATGGTAATACATTTGTGATGCACGACCTCATGCATGATTTAGCAACATTTTATGGTGGAAAGTTCTTTTCTAGTATGCTTGAACACAAGACTGCAGCAAAGCATGATATGAAAACTCGCCACTTGTCATGTGCTTGCCgcaagaatgatgatgattcgCTTATGAAGATCATGGAAGCATGCAATAGGTTAAAACATGTGAGGACATTGTTGCAAGTCAATTTGGAAAAAGTTTTTCTAGTCCCAGAGGGAGATGGAGTAACCATTCCTTGTGACTTACTAGAACAATTGAAGTGCTTACGAGTTTTGtcgtttaattttttttcagatGATGAAAACTTGATGCATAGTTCAATTGGCAAATTGATCCATTTGCGTTTTTTGGATCTTTCATTCACATCCATCGTGACTTTGCCCGAGTCTTTAAGTTGCTTGTACAATTTACAAACCTTGAAGTTGAGATACTGTAGAAAACTTAAAAAGCTTCCTAGCAACATGCAAAATCTTGTGAATTTGCGTCATCTTGATGTTTTTGAAACAGGTTTGGAAGAGATGCCAAAAAAGATGAGCGAATTAAAAGATTTGCAATTTTTAAGTTCCTATATTGCGGGCAAACATCAAGAGAATGGGATTGGAGAACTGGGAGAGCTAGCAAATCTTCATGGATCATTGTGGATTCAGAAATTAGAGAATGTTAAGAACAGTGGTGAAGCATCGAGTGCAAGAATGGATGAAAAAATACACCTGAATGATTTATATTTGAGTTGGgcatcatttgaagaaagtgagGTTTGTGATTCCCAAACTGAAAAAGATATTCTTGACAAATTATGTCCTCACAAAGACTTGAAGGAGCTATACATCAGGCGTTACAGAG GAATTGTTGGGTGGTTCCTTCACTTGGACAGTTACCCTCTCTGGAGAGGCTGA